The DNA region TGCAGGCTACTGATGCCGATCAGATCATGATGATCACCGATGCCGGGAAGATTACCCGCAATCGGGTTGCCGATATTTCGGTAGTGGGTCGTAACACCCAGGGGGTTCGGGTTTTCCGCATAGATCAGGAGAAGGAGCGTCTGGTTTCCGTGGCTCTGCTTCCGGAAGGCATGGAGATTGAGCGCAGTTTTCAGGAAAAAATGGATCGTGGTGAATCCTCGGACCGGGATGATTTATTTCCGGATCAGGGCAGCCAACTTGCGGACGACCTGGAGGCCACGAATCAAGCCCTGGATGATGATTCTGACGCCGGAGGATTTGAAGATGATCCGGGCGCAGATTTTGTGTAGCAGAGTTTTGAACATTAACTAAATTCGACGCTGGAGCTTGAGGGTATGGTTGAAAAGATAACCGATCCGGACGATTCGGAAAAACGCCGGCGGGCGATTCAGGAAATGTTTTCGCAGATTGCGCCGCGCTATGATTTTCTTAATCGGCTGTTGAGCCTGGGCATTGATCAGGGATGGCGTGAAACCCTGGTGCGGATGGTGCGAGCCGGCGAGCGGACGTCCATATTGGATGTGGCCTGCGGTACCGGAGATGTTTCTCTCGCCTTGCGCGAGAAGGCGCCGCGGGCCCGGATCGTGGGTCTTGATTTCAGCCAGGCCATGCTTGATCTGGCGCGAATTAAAAGTGAACGGGCCGGGGCCGGGCTGGAACTGGCTTGCGCCTCGGCTGAAAACCTGCCTTTTGCCGAGCATGAATTTGATCTGGTGAGCATCGCTTTCGGCATTCGCAATGTTGTTGACCGGGAGAAAGCCCTGGCGGAGTTTTTTCGGGTTCTTAAACCGAAAGGGCGGCTGGCGGTGCTTGAATTTTCCCAGCCCCGGGTGCCCTGGTTGGGGGACCTGTATAACATTTATTTTTTTCAGATTCTGCCTTTAATTGGGGGTCTGTTCGCCCAGCGCAGCGCCTATCGTTACTTGCCTGAATCGGTGGCTCGTTTTCCTGCGCCGCAGGAATTTTCCGGCAGCCTGCGGGCTGCCGGTTTCGAGTCCTGTCGCTTGCATGCGCTGACTTTTGGTATCGCTACCCTGTACCTTGCCGATAAACCGGCTTTGTCTTAAGGGTAAGCAGGGTGGAAAGTCGTTATTTTAATTCGATAGAGACTTAAGGGAGGAAGGATCATGCCTAGAATAGGGGTTTTGCTTTCCGGTTGCGGAGTCAATGACGGTTCTGAGATTCATGAGGCGGTGCTGACTATGCTAGCCCTGGATCGGCTCGGGGCGCAGCGTCTTTGCCTGGCGCCCAATATCTTGCAGCGGGATGTGGTTGATCATCTCCAAGGCAAGGTCGTGGGGGAAAAACGCAATGTTCTGGTTGAAGCCGCGCGGATCGCCCGGGGGGAAATCTCGGATCTGGCTGGGGTGAAGGCCGCCGACCTTGACGCCCTGATTCTGCCGGGCGGTTTCGGCGCGGCTAAAAATCTGAGCGATTTCGCGGTGGCCGGAGCCGCGACCGTGGTCGAGTCCGAGGTGCGGCGTCTGCTGCGCGAGCTTCACCGATCGGGTAAGCCGTTGGGTGCCATCTGCATCGCCCCGGCAGTCTTGGCCCGGGCTCTGGGGGATTTTAAACCGTTGCTGACTATCGGTAATG from Pseudomonadota bacterium includes:
- the ubiE gene encoding bifunctional demethylmenaquinone methyltransferase/2-methoxy-6-polyprenyl-1,4-benzoquinol methylase UbiE, whose translation is MVEKITDPDDSEKRRRAIQEMFSQIAPRYDFLNRLLSLGIDQGWRETLVRMVRAGERTSILDVACGTGDVSLALREKAPRARIVGLDFSQAMLDLARIKSERAGAGLELACASAENLPFAEHEFDLVSIAFGIRNVVDREKALAEFFRVLKPKGRLAVLEFSQPRVPWLGDLYNIYFFQILPLIGGLFAQRSAYRYLPESVARFPAPQEFSGSLRAAGFESCRLHALTFGIATLYLADKPALS
- the elbB gene encoding isoprenoid biosynthesis glyoxalase ElbB, with protein sequence MPRIGVLLSGCGVNDGSEIHEAVLTMLALDRLGAQRLCLAPNILQRDVVDHLQGKVVGEKRNVLVEAARIARGEISDLAGVKAADLDALILPGGFGAAKNLSDFAVAGAATVVESEVRRLLRELHRSGKPLGAICIAPAVLARALGDFKPLLTIGNDLATAEILESFGARHQNCPVDGIVVDEVNRLVTTPAYMLGPGLREIALGIDKLVAQVVAMAA